TTGAGTGACGCATCGGTATGTGATTTGAAATACTCCGTAGCCGCCTCATTGCCTCCATTTAAAATGGTTTTGGCATCCGCAAGACTCATCTTTTTGATAGCGTCAATAAAAATTTCAGCTGTTTTTGGAGCTGCTTTTGAGGCTGCAGTGTTCATGGATTGAATCAAATCATCTGCAATTTTATCACCTCCGGCTTTGCGCACCAACGACTCAACCTTTTGTAGCGTCTCAGGCAATGGGATTTTCACTAAGTTATTATTCAGATACCCATCTTTTTTACCTAAACTTGTTGTGGCATATTGAACACCTTTTTGCAAGGCTTCTTTTAGCGCGCTGGAGATGGTATCGTTGCTTAGAGCACTCTTTGAACTCTCCGTATTGCTTGCTGTATCTGTTGTGGTACTTTTCACCACACTTTTGGCAAAATTTTCCAGATTAAAACCAAACAATATCGAAACGGAAACGAGTAATAAAATACATAATTTTTTCATCATCTTGATCCTCAAATTTTATTTAATTATACACTATTTTAGCTGTATTCATGTGATAATTCAATGCAATATCATGAAAAATGACCCTGAATACAAAGGTGCCTTGATAAGCCAAACTTCTCATCTTCGATAAAAATATGATACAATTTTTACAAATCTCTTTTTCAAGATGATTTCAAAAACACGCAAACGCAATCTAGGAGGTAAGAGATGCAATTAAAATTTTTGGGCACCGCAGATAGTGGTGGGATTCCTTCTCACAATTGTATGTGTAGTATCTGTCAAGATTACCGAAAAAAAGGCGATGTCAACCTCGCTACTGCGGCGTATATTGAATGTGATAATGGAGAGATTATTTTGCTTGATGCAGGAGTGGAAAATATTGCTACGATTTTTGATGGACGCAACATCAAGGCAGTATTTTTGACACATTTTCACGCCGACCATGTTATGGGATTGTTACGACTTCGGTACAGCAGCCATCCAATCGATTGCTATCATCCTAAGGATAAACTAGGCTTTGCTGATATTTATAAAAATCATCGTGCCCTCAATTTTCAAGAGAACACACCCTTTCAAGGCATCACACACAATGGCATCACATTTTTTCCTGTGCCCCTATTTCACTCCAAAAACACCACCGGATACATCATCCAATCCAACGATGAAACCATCGCCTATCTCACCGATTGTGCAGGTATGAGCGAGGAATCCTTGAATTTTATCAAAAGTTTTGATCTTGATACGTGCTATCTTGATGCTTGCTTGGCTCCGAATTTTGACAATGGCAACCATCTCAATTATGAGCAGGCCACCATATTGCTCGATGATATTGGGGCAAAAAATTCACATTTAATACACAGCAGTCATTATACATTGGATTACATCAAAACCAATCATGTCACGCTGAAATATGACTACATCCTACCCCATCACCTCTCTTCTTAGATAATCGTTCCATTAGCCGCTAGGATATCTTTACCCTCTTCGCTAATCTTATCAATATCCCAAGGGGGATCAAAAACAAGATTGACATAAGCCTCATCGATTTGATCCATCGATTTAACGATAAATTTCACTTGGTCGACTAACATATCAGAGACCGAACATCCCGGAGCCGTCAACGTCATATCGATGAGACAGTAGGTATAATTGTTCTCTTCTTCAAACTTTATGTCATAAATCAAACCCAAATCATAGAGATTTATCGGTATCTCAGGGTCATAAATCGTTTTGATATTCTCAATCACTGCCTCTTTTAATTTTTCTTCTACTTCTTTAGTCATGATAAGCCTCTTGTGCATAAGTTTTGATTCTCTCAATCATACTTTTTAAACCATTTTGACGATTGGGTGTGATAATCTCTGAGAGTCCGAGAACTCCTAATCTATCGGTATCAAAATCAACAATTTCTTTCGGTGTCAGATCTGAAAATATCTTGATAATTAACGCCACTAAACCTTTGACGATGACGGTATTACTATCGCCTCTAAAGATTAATTTCCCATCTGTATTTTCACAGATAAGCCACACTTGTGAGGTGCATCCTTGAATCAGATATTGTTCTTGTTTTTCATCCTCGCTCAAAGGAGAAAGCGCTTTACCTGTATCGACTAGATATTCATATTTTTCAAGTTCATCATCAAAAAATGACAACTCTTCTACAATCTCTTCTATTCTGGTTTCTATCTCGCTACTCATTATTATCCTTTTAATATCTGCAAGGCTCTTTTGAGATTCTTGATGAGCATATCTATGTCATGCAAATCATTATAAATTCCCAAACTCACTCTTGCAGTCCCCTGTAATCCTAACTTTTTCATAATCGGTTGCGCACAATGGTGTCCGTACCGGATACTCACATTCATCTTATCGAGCAATACGCCTACATCATCTGCCATAGCTCCTTTGACATTGAAACTCAAACTTCCAATACAATTGATACTATCGGTGTAGAGTTGTATGTCTTCAATCTCGCTTAATTGTTCATACATATACTCATAGATTCCCGCTTCATAATCGATGATGCGATCATATTCTAGCATCTGTATAAATTTTAATGCTTGAGCGAATCCAATAACTCCGGCGATATTTTGTGTTCCTGCTTCAAATTTAAAAGGAGAATCTAACAAAATACTGCGGTCATAGCTCACATCACTAATCGTCGCACCGCCGGTTTGATAGGCTTTGACATCTTTGAGATGTTCTTTTTTGATATACATCGCTCCAACACCGGTAGGACCATAACTCTTGTGTGAAGAGAGGGCATAAAAATCGACATCCAAATCTTGAACATCCACATTAAAATGCACCAGACTCTGCGCACCGTCTATCATGACAGGCACCCCATATTTATGAGCAATATGGATAATATTTTTAACCGGATTGATTCTTCCAAATGCATTGGACACATGCGTGATGCTCACAAAAGCATTGGGATTTTCTTGCAACAATTGTTCAAAGTGTTCCATATCAAAAGAGAGATTCTCATCACAATTTACCACTTCTAAGCCCTGATGCAAACTTCGGCCTTGCATATGCCATGGCACAATATTAGAGTGATGCTCAAGCGAGGAGATAATCACCGTGTCAAAACGATCTTTGACAAACGATGAGGCAATAAAATTCAAAGATTCAGTGACCCCTTTGGTAAAGATAATCTCCTCATCATGAGCGGCATTGATAAATGATTTGAGCGTGCTTCTGGCATTTTCAAATTCCGTCGTTGCACGGTTGGCATTACCAAAATTACTTCGATGTGTATTGGCGCAGTATTTTGTATAATACTCCTGCACGGCCTCAAGCACGACTTTTGGTTTTTGAGTCGTGGAGGCACTATCTAAATAGATATTTTTATTATCATGAAAATATTCAAAATATTTTTTGTACACGAGCTATTCCCCTATAAAACGAAGTGCGAGTTCTTTCATCGACTCGTTTTCAATTTTTTCGATTACTTGTAATTCTATCGCATTGATGAGCATTTTCTCTGCATCTTGCAATTTTATACCGCGACTTTGCATATAGTAGAGTGCTTCTTCATCCAAAGAACCACTAGTCGCTCCATGTGCTGCTTCTAACTCATCAGTATGCAAGATCAATTTTGGATTGGCATTGATGCGTGCGCCATCTTTTAGTAAAATGGTTTGAGAGTTTTGAAATGTCTTGGAAAACCTAGCATCATGATTGACCGTAGATTTGACTTCAAACAGTGCTTGTGAGGCATCATCTAGGAGATGTTTGCTAGAGATATAACTCTCCGTATATTCTCCATCATGAACAATAGAGATGATATTCCCACTTCGGTTTCTACCGCTCAATTTCAAAATACTTTCAAATGAAAAAGTCGTATGGGCCTGTGCGAGTGTCGCGTTGATAATATTCAAAGCCGTATGCGAATCTAGCTCAAGTCCGACGATATGACAGCGTCCTGATTCATCCAGTATCGGCTCAATATTGGTAATCAAAGTATTCTCACCACGAGATCGCTCTAGCTTTGTATAATCGAGTGTCGCATCTGCTTTCACACTCAAACGCACATTGGCATTGACAAACGCTTGTCTCACATCTTCTTCCACATGAACGGCTACTATCTGTGCGTGTACCTTTTCATTCACGACGATGTGAAGTGACGTCGGGATAAAAGCATCATGCCCACTATAAGCATTGACAATCATCAAAGGCTTATCCAAATTTGCATCAATAAAAAGCGTGGTCTCCTCTTCAAGATAGGATTCACTCAGATAAAACAAAGCATTCGGACTTTGATGTGGTGTTTTTGTCCCTTGCGTACATCGTACCTCATTAGGCAAAATGGAGTGCGCCAAATCAGGAGTCCCATTGAGGATATATAATGTATAGAAATTGGCATCGCGTTTGGCATTTAATGCCTCAGAAAACGCTACTTTAGCCGTAGTCGTAGCAAAATCCTGATTCAAAACGGCATGAATAGGAAATTCTCGAAACTCTTCTGTCCGCTTGTGGGGCAATCCAATCTCTTGAAGTCGTTTGTAAGCGTCGCGATCTTTTATCGCAAGATCTGAGTTTAGATCATTTATTTTCATGACCCGTTCCTATCCCCTCATATCCTTGTTCATCAATCTTTAATGCGAGCGTATAATCACCACTCTTGACGATTTTACCGCCGCTGAGTACATGCACAAAGTCGGGTTTAATCAGCTCCAATAGACGATCATAGTGTGTAATCATAAGCACAGAACGCTTGCCATCTAAAAGGGATTTGACGCCATTAGCAATCATCTTGATTGCATCTACATCCAGTCCTGAATCAATCTCATCTAACAAAATCAAATCCGGCTCCAAGGTCAGCATTTGCAAGAGTTCATTTTTCTTTTTTTCACCCCCGGAAAACCCTTCATTGACATCTCTTTTGAGCATTTTATCATCCAAACCAAAGGTTTTGACTGTGGATTTTATCTTTTTCAAAAATTGTGCGATATTAATCTCATCTTCTTTATGATGCGCTCGTTTGGCGTTGAGCGCTGTTTTGAGAAAGTACATATTATTAACACCAGGGATTTCAGTCGGATTTTGGAAACTCATAAAAATTCCCTCATTAGCCCGTTCATCCACACTCATATCCATGAGATTTTTCCCTTTGTATTGCATCTCTCCACCGGTTACTTCGCAATCAAAATGCGCACTGAGGGTCTTCACCAAGGTTGATTTTCCTGCGCCATTGGTCCCCATCAATGCATGTACTTCACCTGGATTAATCGTGAGGTTCAAGCCTTTTAAAATCTCTTTGTCTTTGATTGATACATTTAAATTTTTTATTTCTAACATCAGTTTTCCTATCCTACGCTGCCTTCCAATGAGATGCTAAGAAGCGCTCGTGCTTCTACTGCAAATTCCATTGGTAATTCTTCTAAAATCTCTTTACAAAATCCATTGACTATGAGAGACACCGCATTTTCTTGTTCAATCCCGCGTTGGGTAATATAAAAAAGTTGCTCATCGCTGATCTTTGAAGTCGTCGCTTCGTGTTCAATCTTGGCACTTTTATTTCTCACATCTTGATATGGGAAGGTATTAGCTGAGCAATCACCTCCGATTAAGAGTGAGTCACATTGTGAAAAATTTCTCGCATTTTCAGCATCTTTTCCAACTTTAACCAAACCACGATAAGCATTGACTCCTTTGAGGGCAGACACTCCTTTTGAGATGATAGTGGACTTGGTATTTTTGCCTAGATGAATCATCTTGGTTCCGGTATCGGCTTGTTGCGATAATGATGTCAGTGCAACCGAATAAAATTCTCCCACACTCTCATCTCCTTTTAACACACAACTTGGATATTTCCATGTCAAAGAGGAGCCAGTTTCTACTTGTGTCCATGAGATTTTCGAGCGATCGCCCTTGCACAAACCTCTTTTGGTTACAAAATTGTAAATTCCCCCTTTGCCATTTTCATCGCCGGGATACCAGTTTTGAATCGTCGAATATTTTATTTGTGCATCTTTGAGTGCTACCAATTCAACTACCGCAGCATGGAGCTGGTTTTCATCACGCATCGGAGCGGAACAGCCTTCATTATACGAGACATAGCTACCTTCATCTGCGATGATCAAAGTCCGCTCAAACTGTCCGGTATTGAGGGCATTGATTCTAAAGTAGGTCGAAAGCTCCATCGGACATTTTGTATTCTTTGGAATATACACAAACGAACCATCGGTAAAAACAGCACAATTAAGTGTCGCAAAATAATTATCATTATAAGGGACTACCGAAGCGAGATATTTTTTCAAAAGTTCCGGATGTTCACGCGCGGCTTCGCTGATAGAACAAAAGATAATCCCTTTTTCACTGAGTTCTTTTTGAAAGGTTGTCTTCACAGAAACCGAATCAAACACAGCATCCACAGCAATTCCTGCTAGTGCTTTTTGCTCTTCAAGAGGAATACCCAATTTATTGTAGGTATCCAAAATTTGAGGGTCTACTTCATCAAGCGAATCGGGCCCTTTTTTGGGAGCTGAATAGTAACTAATACTTTGATAATCAATCGGGTCATGCTCCAAATCCGCCCAATGAGGCTCTTCCATCGTCAACCATTTTTTATACGCTTTGAGTCTAAAATCAAGCAGCCAATCGGGTTCTTCTTTTTTGGCAGAGATTGCCTTGATAACATCTTCATTCAAGCCGGGAGGAAAAGTATCGGATTGGACCATCGTCTCAAATCCCAAGGCATAATCATTCGAAATTATGTCTTTTACAATTTTGTTTTCCATTTTTTGTTCTCCTAGTCTTAATAGGATACTTTTTATCCTATTTAAATTTGAGTATACCACAAAATTATTAAAAAAACATTAGTTTTATTATATATTTTATTTTATACAAATATGGGTAAAATATCAATATATTTTTATCAAAAAGGAAGTATCGTGCCCAAACGATTAAAAGGCTTGTATGCCATCACAGATGAGCGATTGACACCAGAGAATACGATTATAGACCAATGTCATGAGGCCTTAGATTGTGGCATCAAAATCTTGCAATATCGGGATAAGACACACAAGGATGAGGAGATTGAACAAACTTGCGCTACCTTGCAAGCGTTATGTCAACGGTATGAGGCAGCCTTCATCATCAACGACCGTCCCTATCTTGCACAAAAAATCAATGCCGATGGTCTGCATGTAGGAAAAGATGACATGAGCCTAAGCAAAACACGTCAAATATTTACAGATGGGATGATTGGAGTCTCTTGTTATGGTAGTCTTGAAATGGCACAAGAGGCACAAAAGATGGGAGCGACTTATGTCGCATTTGGTGCTTTTTTCCCGACACCAACAAAACCCGATGCAGGCGTCTTTCCGATGGAAGTTCTCTCACAAGCCAAAGCACACCTCTCACTGCCTGTGTGTGCTATCGGCGGTATCAATATCCAAACGATTCAATCCATCAATCATCACCAACCCGATATGCTTTGCTGTGTGAGTGCTATATTTGCCGGCAATATTAAAGATAATATTCAGCAACTTAATCAAAAGATACAAAGAGGATTTTAGGATGAGGCGCTCTCATCCTAAAGTTGGTTTAGCTATTGGCTTCTTCCAAAGCGGCTTGGACGTATAATTCACGTAGTTTTGTTGCCATAGGACCGGGTTTTCCATCGCCGATTTTTTGACCGTCAATCTCGATAATTGGCAATACAAATACCGTAGCACTTGACATAAAGGCCTCATCGGCATCAAGCGCTTCTTCTAAAGTAAAGAGTCGCTCTTCTACTTTGATATCATGATCTTTTGTCAAAGACATCAAAATCTTGCGGCGAATTCCCGGAAGGATGAGATTGGAAAGTGGGCGCGTGATAATCACGCCATCTTTAACGATATAGGCCGATGAAGAGGTTCCCTCTGTGACAAAACCATCTTCAATCATCCAACCTTCAAAAGCACCTTTTTGATGAACTTCTTCTTTGGCAAGAACTTGTCCTAGAAGTGAGATGGATTTGATATCCCGTCGTTTCCATCTAATATCGGTGACACTTGAGACTTTCACACCGCTTTTTGCTAAAGGCGTATGGATAATCTCTTTTTTGAAAATAAAAGCCATAAAAGTGCTCGGAGTATCACTCGGAAAGAAAAATTCTCGCGGTGCAACCCCTCGAGTCACTTGCATATAAATGCCCCCTTCTACTAAATTGTTTTTTTCAATCAAGGTATTCAAGATTTCCATAACCTCTTCGCGATTATAAGGAGATTGCAACTCTATTTTGCTCAAACTTCCTTCAAATCGCTCAAAAAACGGTGCTTTATCCACAACTTTTGAATTAATAACAGGAACCACTTCATAAATCCCATCACCAAAAAGAAATCCTCTATCAAAGATTGATACTTTTGCATCTTCTTTTTCTAGATAATCACCATTTAAAAACACTATATTACTCATCGTTATACTCCATTTTTATATTAGATTACGCAAAGATTGTCGTTTAGTTTGTCACTTTCAAATCAACATGATCTAATAAGAATTTTTTATTTCTACTATTATTTATAATATCCATAGCACTAATACCTGTGGCATTTTTACTACGTACAATCATCGTGATGCGACGCTTGTTGTCTTTCAAAACATTTTCCACAGTATTTAAAAGATCAAGAGCCAAAGGATCGCTGAGGGTTGCCTTCTTTTTTTGAATATTCATCAATATTCTTGTCACAAATTTATGCCATTGATTTTCAATCATAGCATCTGTGAGTTTTGGATTTGAAGAAAGAATCTTGTAAATTTTGGCAAACGTCTCTTTCTTGTGTTGTAAATCCATACCGAATTGAATCTTCGTAAAGGAGACATTTCTAGGGTCTTGTTTTGCTCCAAGTTTGTCTGAACCACTCACGATTAAATCAAAAGGAAAAAGATTGTTGTCATAGACAAAACCAAAATCATCAAATCGATGTAATTTTTTATTTTCAAACTCCAAATGTCCCTTGATGAACATATCACCTTGGACTAAGAGTCTGGCAATTTTTTCGATATGCATCGCATCGGTTTGAGAGAGATGTTTCCCGGTCATCATAGTGAAAAGCATCATTTTGTTTTGGAAATTCGTCGTATCTGAATCGATTCCCTTCAGCTCAATATTGAGATTAATACTCGCAGATTTTTCTTCTGCTACTGTAGCAAATTGTTCAAAATTTTTGAAGATAATTTGTTCAATTTTAGTACCATCACCCAACGATACGTGATTCACATGACAGGTCATCGAGAGGATTCCTCGACAATTAATATCATGATATTGAATCTGTCCTTTTTGAAGTGCGTGGGTCAATCCCGCAACTGCCTTTTGTTGCGCTTGTTCCATAAAATAATAACCTGCTCCTGCGAGTATCACCACCGTTGCGATTATTGTGATAAACACTTTAGAACTTTTTTTCCCTATGGGCATCGTTTCTCCTTTTAATTTTGACATTATGCCATATTTTCTAAAGTTTTTAAGAACACTTTTTGTATAAATTTGCCTAAAATTTAGTATAAAAACGCTAAAATAGCTCATTAGAAAATAAGGATATCTATGGGAAATATCACCAACAACAGTGTAAAGATGGAAAACGGCTATAAATTAGCAGCATTATACAACCAACAAAAAAAATCATTCATCGCCTCACAAAAACAAAAAGAACGAGAACCCGGAGCCATCAACTCCAATACCGCAAAAGTCAGTGACGCAAAAAAAGCCAAAGCCAAAGCGAAGGCAAAAAAGGCAAAAAAAGACCGTAGAAGGAATCAATAATGCCCCTCTCTCTTTGGACGTTTTTAATTGCCATTACTATCTTGACGATGACACCGGGCGTCGATACGATGATGATCTTCCGCAACACCTTAAGAGGTGGCGCTAAAGATGGGCTTGCTTCAAGTCTGGGCATCTGCTTGGGATTGTTTGTTCATGCGTTTTTATCTGCAGTGGGTATTTCTGCTATTTTACTCTACTCGCTCACCGCTTTTACCATCCTCAAAACCATCGGGGCGCTTTATCTGATATGGTTAGGATTTCACAGTCTCAAAGCCTTTTGGAATTTTAAAAAACAAAAAGACATCCAAACCGTCAAACGCGAGTTTTATTTTTGGCGCTCGTTGCGAGAGGGATTTTTATCCAACGTTCTCAATCCTAAGACTATCGTGTTTTATATGGCGTTTTTACCCCAATTTATAGCGCCCCATCACTCAGCACTCGCACAATCGATGTTTTTGGCATCTTTGCATTTTATCATCGCAACCCTCTGGCAAGGATTGTTGGTCTATACCTTGCATTCTGCCAATGGATTTATCCTCAAACCTATCGTGCGACGCAGTTTGGATTTTATCTCAGGTTCGGTCATGATTGCCTTGGGAATCAAACTCTTTTTAGCCAAAAAATAAAAACCTGCTTTCAACGCTTAGAGTATTCGCATCACAGCACTCTTTCTCTATGATAGTGCGTTTGTCCCTTATCGTATAGGAAGACGCGCTTATGGAACTCTTGGATCAAGTTGTGAAAGTTCAGCCCCTGAGGTCACTGGCATCGAGACAAAGACACTCATATCATCATCAGCCACTCGTTTTTTAGAGAGTGCGTAAAAAGTCAGAAAGATTCCCAAAAGAGAGAAAATCACGAAAATAGCCCCATGAAAATATTCCATCAAAAAGCCCATAAATGCCGGAGCCATAAACGAGCCTACACCATAAACAAATAACAGCGCACGACTGATTTCGACAATATTTTTGTTTTCGTCCACCACGTCATTGGCTCGTGCAACACCAAGAGGATAGATTGAAAACATAGCAAATCCAAATAAAAATCCCAAAATATAAATCACGAGAATATGATGCGTGGCAAATAAAAACAGTATCGAAATAATCGCAGTAAAAAATCCACATCCTGCGATTAATTTCCGTCTTCCAAATTTATCCGATAGCATACCAATGGGCCATTGCGAGAGCAAGCCTCCGAACAATGTCATGATCATAAAATATGACACCACCTCAACAGAGTGAAACAGCGTCAAAATATAAACCGGCACCATCGTAAACAATCCGCCCACAAAAATACCAGCCAAAAAACAAGCACTCAAAGCCAAAGGGACGATGGAGTAGATTTTGGGAAAACTATAATGAACAAGAGGCTCTAGTACCGGTTCTTTGATTTTCGTCAGCGCAATGGCTACCACAGAGAAGAGCACTAAAACGGACCCTGCGATAAAAACAGTCTCACTCAAGGTAATATCAAAAGATAAGAAAAATTGCCCAATGGCGGTAAATAGATAAAACACGACCGTATAAGTAGCCAAAACCATCCCTCTATCATCGGAGGTACTTTTTTCATTGAGCCAACTCTCGATGATAATCAACAATCCATAATATGCAAATCCGGCGAAAAATCGCAACACGCCCCACAATATTTCATTGGAGAAAAGCGTTTGCAATAAAAAAGTCACCACCATCACAGAAGCAAAAGCGGAGAAACTGCGAATATGTCCCACTTGTGAGATGATTTTCTGGCTAAAGATAGAAGAAGCAATCGAGCCCATAAAAAACGCTGCATTAATCATCCCAATCACAGCATTGCTGATATGTTCTCCTTTGAGATAGATACCAATATAGGTAAAAATCATACCATAGCCAAGAGCCAAGAACCCAATCGCGACAAAAAGTGAGGAAATTTGAAGCACGGAGCGCGTATTTTTTGTCATCTTTTATACTGCCTTTTTAGACTCAAAAATTTTACAGTATTGTAGCAAACTTATTGACTTTTTTATGTCATTATTTGTACTTTCTATTGAAAAAATGTCCCCGTACCAATGTGCCGTAAAAATATTCAAAACCAATAGAAAGTATGATAAATACAAAAAACACGACAATCGCTTTGGGGTCTTTGGTATAGGTATGCCCTAAGAGTGTCAACAAGGACAACACGCTCACAATAGAAGAGATCATGATGAGGATTTTATTGCCATTGATATGGCGGTAGAGTTTGTACGCACTGATATTGACCAGTGAGAAAATCAATAAAAATCCAGCACTTCCGATAATCGCAATCTCTTTGAGGTCAATGGTATTGGCAATAAAAAGACTAATCAGTGTGGTCATGATGACGCCCATCATCGGGATATCACGCTTTTGTTCATCTAATACTTGTGGTAACTCTCCTTCTTTTGCGATAATATAACCCAATCTTGCATTGCCATAAATGGTCGCATTAATCGCCGAAAACGTCGCCAACAAAGCCGCAATGGAAACCGCCACAAAACCAACATGACCCAAAGAGGGTTTCGCCGCAATAGCCAGCGCATAATCTTTGGCCGCCATCAATTCACTCTGCGAAACTGACCCCACCGTAATCACGGCAATCAAAAGGTAGAGCAAAATCACAAAAATGACTGACCCATAAAAAGCTCGGGGGAGATTGATTGTGGGATTTTTGATCTCTTCTGCGGTATTGGCTATCAACTCAAATCCCTCATAAGCCACGAAGATAATCATCCCTGCGGCAATGATAGAAAGGGGAGATTCCCAATGGCTCACAGAGAGGCGGTTCATATCCACATGAGAGGCGCCAAAAAATATAATAATCACCAATAATATAATCTTAATCGCCACGATGATTGATTCGGATTTGCTGACAAAAGTCGCATTGAGCAGATTAATCCCCGCTGGCAATAAAATCGCCAAACTGATGAACACATGGCGCAACCACGTCATACTCTCACCATCATGAACAAAAGTCAGACCATAAGAAGCAAAGGCACTCGCATAGAGTGAAATCGTCACAAGATAGCTTAGCCATAGAAACAGATTGATGCCACCTGAGAGCAGGTTGTGTTTAAAAGCATTGTCGATAAATACCACCGTACCGCCTCGATTTTGATAAGCAACGGAGAGTTTGGCATACGAATAGGAACTCAACAACGCGACCAATCCTGCAACCAAAAAAGCGACTGCAGTAGCGCCGCTAGCTAAGGAGACCGCTTCCCCTAAGACCGCAAAGATACCGCCGCCAACCATGCCACCCACACCAATAGCTATCGCACCTAATAATCCTACACTACTGTTTTTTGTACTGTTTTTTGTACTGTTTTTTGTACTGTTATTGTCTGCTTTCATAACATCCCGTTGTATCGATTTATCGCACATTATAGCGCCTTTTCCTAAATAAAAATTCTACTTTAATCTCTC
This genomic window from Sulfurospirillum sp. 1612 contains:
- a CDS encoding DUF4197 domain-containing protein, which gives rise to MKKLCILLLVSVSILFGFNLENFAKSVVKSTTTDTASNTESSKSALSNDTISSALKEALQKGVQYATTSLGKKDGYLNNNLVKIPLPETLQKVESLVRKAGGDKIADDLIQSMNTAASKAAPKTAEIFIDAIKKMSLADAKTILNGGNEAATEYFKSHTDASLKTLIAPIVETSMNDNNVAKYYDTFNNYYQQYGKKYVQNSTIGSFAKKFGADAYLPDASEENLNDYVTQKAIDGLFVMIAQQEKKIRENPVEQTTSLLKKVFGK
- a CDS encoding MBL fold metallo-hydrolase, which produces MQLKFLGTADSGGIPSHNCMCSICQDYRKKGDVNLATAAYIECDNGEIILLDAGVENIATIFDGRNIKAVFLTHFHADHVMGLLRLRYSSHPIDCYHPKDKLGFADIYKNHRALNFQENTPFQGITHNGITFFPVPLFHSKNTTGYIIQSNDETIAYLTDCAGMSEESLNFIKSFDLDTCYLDACLAPNFDNGNHLNYEQATILLDDIGAKNSHLIHSSHYTLDYIKTNHVTLKYDYILPHHLSS
- a CDS encoding metal-sulfur cluster assembly factor, translating into MTKEVEEKLKEAVIENIKTIYDPEIPINLYDLGLIYDIKFEEENNYTYCLIDMTLTAPGCSVSDMLVDQVKFIVKSMDQIDEAYVNLVFDPPWDIDKISEEGKDILAANGTII
- a CDS encoding SufE family protein; this translates as MSSEIETRIEEIVEELSFFDDELEKYEYLVDTGKALSPLSEDEKQEQYLIQGCTSQVWLICENTDGKLIFRGDSNTVIVKGLVALIIKIFSDLTPKEIVDFDTDRLGVLGLSEIITPNRQNGLKSMIERIKTYAQEAYHD
- a CDS encoding aminotransferase class V-fold PLP-dependent enzyme; translated protein: MYKKYFEYFHDNKNIYLDSASTTQKPKVVLEAVQEYYTKYCANTHRSNFGNANRATTEFENARSTLKSFINAAHDEEIIFTKGVTESLNFIASSFVKDRFDTVIISSLEHHSNIVPWHMQGRSLHQGLEVVNCDENLSFDMEHFEQLLQENPNAFVSITHVSNAFGRINPVKNIIHIAHKYGVPVMIDGAQSLVHFNVDVQDLDVDFYALSSHKSYGPTGVGAMYIKKEHLKDVKAYQTGGATISDVSYDRSILLDSPFKFEAGTQNIAGVIGFAQALKFIQMLEYDRIIDYEAGIYEYMYEQLSEIEDIQLYTDSINCIGSLSFNVKGAMADDVGVLLDKMNVSIRYGHHCAQPIMKKLGLQGTARVSLGIYNDLHDIDMLIKNLKRALQILKG
- a CDS encoding SufD family Fe-S cluster assembly protein, producing MKINDLNSDLAIKDRDAYKRLQEIGLPHKRTEEFREFPIHAVLNQDFATTTAKVAFSEALNAKRDANFYTLYILNGTPDLAHSILPNEVRCTQGTKTPHQSPNALFYLSESYLEEETTLFIDANLDKPLMIVNAYSGHDAFIPTSLHIVVNEKVHAQIVAVHVEEDVRQAFVNANVRLSVKADATLDYTKLERSRGENTLITNIEPILDESGRCHIVGLELDSHTALNIINATLAQAHTTFSFESILKLSGRNRSGNIISIVHDGEYTESYISSKHLLDDASQALFEVKSTVNHDARFSKTFQNSQTILLKDGARINANPKLILHTDELEAAHGATSGSLDEEALYYMQSRGIKLQDAEKMLINAIELQVIEKIENESMKELALRFIGE
- the sufC gene encoding Fe-S cluster assembly ATPase SufC, with amino-acid sequence MLEIKNLNVSIKDKEILKGLNLTINPGEVHALMGTNGAGKSTLVKTLSAHFDCEVTGGEMQYKGKNLMDMSVDERANEGIFMSFQNPTEIPGVNNMYFLKTALNAKRAHHKEDEINIAQFLKKIKSTVKTFGLDDKMLKRDVNEGFSGGEKKKNELLQMLTLEPDLILLDEIDSGLDVDAIKMIANGVKSLLDGKRSVLMITHYDRLLELIKPDFVHVLSGGKIVKSGDYTLALKIDEQGYEGIGTGHENK
- the sufB gene encoding Fe-S cluster assembly protein SufB, whose product is MENKIVKDIISNDYALGFETMVQSDTFPPGLNEDVIKAISAKKEEPDWLLDFRLKAYKKWLTMEEPHWADLEHDPIDYQSISYYSAPKKGPDSLDEVDPQILDTYNKLGIPLEEQKALAGIAVDAVFDSVSVKTTFQKELSEKGIIFCSISEAAREHPELLKKYLASVVPYNDNYFATLNCAVFTDGSFVYIPKNTKCPMELSTYFRINALNTGQFERTLIIADEGSYVSYNEGCSAPMRDENQLHAAVVELVALKDAQIKYSTIQNWYPGDENGKGGIYNFVTKRGLCKGDRSKISWTQVETGSSLTWKYPSCVLKGDESVGEFYSVALTSLSQQADTGTKMIHLGKNTKSTIISKGVSALKGVNAYRGLVKVGKDAENARNFSQCDSLLIGGDCSANTFPYQDVRNKSAKIEHEATTSKISDEQLFYITQRGIEQENAVSLIVNGFCKEILEELPMEFAVEARALLSISLEGSVG